The following proteins are encoded in a genomic region of Corylus avellana chromosome ca4, CavTom2PMs-1.0:
- the LOC132178172 gene encoding uncharacterized protein LOC132178172, whose protein sequence is MRDDGWEPLLAIAKSFCEESDIDILDMNAHYTRARGRSRRQDEGSSRTMEHHFRADIFTAAIDFQLQELKNRFNEQAVELLILSVALSPKDAYKSFKIDDICKLAEKFYPRDFTEQGKICLKFQLQHYKLDVPKHQNFQNMSTLSELCRGLAVSEKSKIYPLIDRLVRLVLTLPISTATTERAFSAMKLIKTRLRTRMKDEFLVDHLIVYIEKEIAKNFTLEMIMDEFYSISDRRRA, encoded by the coding sequence ATGAGAGATGATGGGTGGGAGCCTTTGCTTGCTATTGCTAAATCATTTTGTGAAGAAAGTGATATTGATATTCTTGATATGAATGCTCATTACACTAGAGCTCGAGGTAGATCTCGTCGTCAAGATGAAGGGTCTTCGAGAACAATGGAGCATCATTTTAGAGCTGATATATTTACTGCTGCAATAGACTTCCAGTTACAAGAattgaaaaatagatttaatgagCAAGCTGTGGAACTCCTCATTCTTAGCGTCGCTTTAAGCCCTAAAGATGCATACAAATCATTTAAGATTGATGATATATGTAAGTTAGCTGAGAAGTTTTATCCTCGAGATTTCACCGAGCAaggaaaaatttgtttgaaatttcagTTGCAGCATTATAAGCTTGATGTGCCAAagcatcaaaattttcaaaatatgtctACATTATCTGAGTTATGCAGAGGATTGGCAGtttcagaaaaatcaaagatctATCCTTTGATTGACAGATTGGTTCGCCTAGTGTTGACTCTCCCTATTTCTACTGCGACTACAGAACGAGCTTTTTCTGCCATGAAACTTATAAAGACTAGATTGCGTACTAGAATGAAAGATGAGTTTCTTGTAGACCATTTGATAGTTtatattgagaaagaaattgctaAGAATTTCACTTTAGAGATGATAATGGATGAATTTTATTCTATTAGCGATCGTCGTCGAGCATAA